A genome region from Streptomyces antimycoticus includes the following:
- a CDS encoding PmoA family protein codes for MTLALTHAHGDRITVTHEATGTELFAYVYRPEAPWEAPKPYLHPLRTLSGGLVTDYRPNDHRWHKGLQLTASHLSGQNLWGGNTYIHGEGYVALPERVGSMAHVAFEAVAAAEDRAVIAERLTWHPYDGELWAQEERRIEVRDVDPRAGSWSLTWTSAITNRRSEPLRFGSPTTHGRPAAGYTGLFWRGPRAFRDGHVFTAEADGGDLMGSQAPWLAYVGEHDGRDGHATVVFEHAPANDHAGDKGTHPAHWFVRSDPFAAVAPSWAFHEELVLAPGDTLSRGYRVTVADGAWDREQVTAHLGRHTW; via the coding sequence ATGACGCTCGCACTGACCCATGCCCACGGCGACCGCATCACCGTGACCCACGAGGCGACCGGCACCGAGCTGTTCGCCTACGTGTACCGCCCCGAAGCCCCGTGGGAGGCCCCCAAGCCGTATCTGCACCCGCTCCGGACCCTCTCCGGCGGACTCGTCACCGACTACCGCCCCAACGACCATCGCTGGCACAAGGGGCTCCAGCTGACGGCCTCCCACCTGTCGGGCCAGAACCTGTGGGGCGGGAACACCTACATCCACGGCGAGGGGTATGTCGCGCTGCCCGAGCGGGTCGGCTCGATGGCGCACGTCGCATTCGAGGCGGTCGCCGCCGCGGAGGACCGGGCCGTGATCGCCGAGCGTCTGACCTGGCATCCGTACGACGGTGAACTGTGGGCCCAGGAGGAGCGCCGCATCGAGGTGCGCGACGTCGATCCGCGGGCCGGCAGCTGGTCGCTCACATGGACCTCGGCGATCACCAACCGCCGGTCCGAACCGCTGCGCTTCGGCAGCCCCACCACCCACGGCCGCCCGGCCGCCGGATACACCGGGCTGTTCTGGCGGGGCCCGCGCGCCTTCCGCGACGGCCACGTCTTCACCGCCGAGGCGGACGGCGGCGACCTCATGGGCAGCCAGGCGCCCTGGCTTGCGTACGTCGGTGAGCACGACGGGCGCGACGGCCACGCCACGGTCGTCTTCGAGCACGCCCCGGCCAACGACCACGCGGGTGACAAGGGGACGCACCCGGCGCACTGGTTCGTGCGCAGCGACCCGTTCGCCGCGGTCGCCCCGTCCTGGGCGTTCCACGAGGAGCTCGTCCTCGCCCCCGGCGACACCCTCTCCCGCGGCTACCGGGTGACCGTCGCCGACGGCGCCTGGGACCGCGAGCAGGTCACCGCCCACCTGGGCAGGCACACATGGTGA
- a CDS encoding Gfo/Idh/MocA family protein gives MSSHRSTTPLRTAVVGTGGIARSSHLPALRTLAEAGEVEIVAAVDVDMDAVRAFAAGAGIPYASTDLDATLTELRPDLVVLCTPPAVHRDQAVTALKAGAWVWCEKPPCPSLADFDAIETAEKPGDAGPYASIVFQHRFGSGARHVRRLLREGAFGRPLVAHCQTTWYRDAAYYSVPWRGRWATEGGGPAMGHGIHQTDLLLDLMGPWSEVRGMAARLVHDVETEDVSTAQVRFASGAVATVVNSVLSPDEVSRIRIDCERATIELTHLYGYRNADWRITPAPGVPEETVAAWRDFGTDEPSSHLAQLHALVADIRAGRRHATSGAGGRQTLEFITALYKSAFTDTPVRAGEIGPGDPYYTELHGGAQGWAPDTTRKEEASA, from the coding sequence ATGTCTTCGCACCGCTCCACCACCCCACTGCGCACCGCCGTGGTCGGCACCGGGGGCATCGCGCGCTCCAGCCATCTGCCCGCGCTGCGCACGCTCGCCGAAGCGGGCGAGGTGGAGATCGTCGCCGCCGTCGACGTCGACATGGACGCGGTGCGCGCGTTCGCGGCCGGCGCCGGGATTCCGTACGCCTCGACGGACCTCGACGCGACCCTGACCGAACTGCGCCCCGATCTCGTGGTGTTGTGCACACCGCCCGCCGTGCACCGCGACCAGGCGGTGACCGCGCTGAAGGCGGGGGCCTGGGTGTGGTGCGAGAAGCCGCCGTGCCCGTCCCTCGCCGACTTCGATGCCATCGAGACCGCCGAGAAGCCCGGGGACGCGGGACCGTACGCCTCCATCGTCTTCCAGCACCGGTTCGGCTCCGGCGCGCGCCATGTACGGCGACTGCTGCGGGAGGGGGCGTTCGGCCGCCCGCTCGTCGCCCACTGCCAGACCACCTGGTACCGGGACGCCGCCTACTACTCCGTTCCGTGGCGCGGGCGGTGGGCGACCGAGGGCGGCGGGCCCGCCATGGGGCATGGCATCCACCAGACGGATCTGCTCCTGGACCTGATGGGGCCCTGGAGCGAGGTGCGGGGGATGGCGGCGCGGCTCGTGCACGATGTCGAGACCGAGGACGTGTCCACGGCGCAGGTGCGGTTCGCGAGCGGCGCCGTGGCCACCGTGGTCAACAGCGTGCTGAGCCCCGACGAGGTGAGCCGGATCCGCATCGACTGCGAGCGCGCCACGATCGAACTGACCCATCTGTACGGCTACCGAAACGCGGACTGGCGCATCACCCCGGCCCCCGGTGTCCCCGAGGAGACCGTGGCCGCCTGGCGCGACTTCGGCACGGACGAGCCGAGCTCGCACCTGGCCCAGCTCCATGCCCTGGTGGCCGACATCAGGGCGGGACGACGCCACGCGACCAGCGGCGCGGGCGGCCGGCAGACGCTCGAGTTCATCACCGCCCTGTACAAGTCCGCGTTCACCGACACCCCGGTCCGCGCCGGGGAGATCGGACCCGGCGACCCCTACTACACCGAGCTGCACGGCGGCGCCCAGGGCTGGGCGCCGGACACCACCCGCAAGGAAGAGGCCTCCGCATGA
- a CDS encoding LacI family DNA-binding transcriptional regulator, with translation MRDVAAAVGVSVKTVSNVVNATGQVNEATVRAVRVAVEELGYRPNPLARGLNSRTTDTVTLALPGLGYGYCAPLAAAVFDLAEAQGISVVMEPTGGDRERELEVLRNRGGLSDGVLLMPTAITARELQGLPFPGPAVLLGPRRVEGPFDSVASQDTVAAEAAVRLLLDRGASRVVLPSAVKQEPTETVSRPW, from the coding sequence ATGCGTGATGTGGCCGCCGCCGTCGGTGTGTCCGTCAAGACCGTGTCCAACGTCGTCAATGCCACCGGGCAGGTGAACGAGGCGACCGTCCGAGCCGTGCGCGTCGCGGTCGAGGAGCTCGGCTACCGCCCCAACCCCCTGGCACGCGGCCTCAATTCGAGGACGACGGACACGGTGACGCTCGCCCTGCCGGGCCTCGGGTACGGCTACTGCGCACCCCTGGCCGCCGCGGTCTTCGATCTCGCGGAGGCCCAGGGCATCAGCGTCGTGATGGAGCCCACCGGGGGCGACCGCGAGCGGGAGCTGGAGGTGCTGCGCAATCGCGGGGGCCTCTCGGACGGCGTGCTGCTGATGCCGACCGCGATCACCGCGCGGGAGCTGCAGGGTCTGCCGTTCCCCGGTCCCGCGGTGCTGCTCGGACCGCGCCGGGTGGAGGGCCCCTTCGACAGCGTCGCGTCGCAGGACACCGTCGCGGCCGAGGCCGCCGTGCGGCTGCTGCTCGACCGTGGCGCCTCGCGCGTCGTGCTGCCCAGCGCGGTGAAGCAGGAACCCACCGAGACGGTCAGCCGACCGTGGTAG
- a CDS encoding MFS transporter: MADPSTLSGSQDADAADTSSVDRTATYRTIAWRLMPLLVICYVVSFIDRTNIGIAQQGLERDLGFGSAVYGLGVTLFFVGFILFEVPSSTLLARIGARKTLVRIMASWGAVTIATSLVHNEITFYIARFLLGVAEAGFFPGALYFLSRWFPSARRTRMTAVFFAGVPISGILGSLMSGSIMHSFGGVAGFADWQWLFLIEGIPPIVLAGVVLLWLVDEPGQARWLTPAQRAAVRADLDADQRRKSEEEAAGGGPGGLRLALRDPKVWIIGLCACGAYTLANAVSFWTPRIIAEAGVGDVLDLGLFSALPPLLGIVVMLIVGRHSDRTLERRWHTALSWTVAALAMVALSVSSGSVLVVVALLAILAAAHYSGLTVFYSIPSIYLGERAAATGIAFVTSMGSFAAAASPSLLGFIQAGTGSLALGLQISAGIVLLAVVLLLLGVKASDLRERRSP; encoded by the coding sequence GTGGCCGACCCTTCAACCCTCTCCGGATCCCAGGACGCCGACGCCGCCGATACTTCCTCGGTCGACCGCACCGCGACCTACCGCACCATCGCCTGGCGTCTCATGCCGCTCCTGGTCATCTGCTACGTCGTCAGCTTCATCGACCGCACCAACATCGGCATCGCCCAGCAGGGCCTCGAGCGCGACCTCGGCTTCGGCTCCGCCGTCTACGGCCTGGGCGTGACCCTCTTCTTCGTCGGCTTCATCCTCTTCGAGGTGCCGAGCAGCACCCTGCTCGCCCGGATCGGCGCCCGTAAGACACTCGTGCGCATCATGGCGTCCTGGGGTGCCGTCACCATCGCCACATCACTCGTCCACAACGAGATCACCTTCTATATCGCCCGGTTCCTCCTCGGTGTCGCCGAGGCCGGCTTCTTCCCCGGGGCGCTCTACTTCCTGTCCCGCTGGTTCCCCTCCGCCCGGCGTACCCGCATGACCGCGGTGTTCTTCGCGGGCGTGCCCATCTCCGGCATCCTCGGCTCCCTCATGTCCGGCAGCATCATGCACAGCTTCGGCGGCGTGGCCGGCTTCGCCGACTGGCAGTGGCTGTTCCTCATCGAGGGCATTCCCCCGATCGTGCTCGCCGGCGTCGTCCTCCTGTGGCTCGTCGACGAACCCGGACAGGCGCGGTGGCTGACCCCCGCGCAGCGAGCGGCCGTACGTGCGGACCTCGACGCGGACCAGCGGCGCAAGAGCGAAGAAGAGGCGGCCGGCGGCGGGCCCGGCGGTCTGCGCCTCGCACTGCGAGACCCCAAGGTGTGGATCATCGGTCTGTGTGCCTGCGGCGCCTACACCCTGGCCAACGCCGTGTCGTTCTGGACGCCTCGGATCATCGCGGAGGCGGGCGTCGGCGACGTCCTCGACCTCGGGCTCTTCTCCGCCCTGCCGCCCCTGCTCGGCATCGTGGTCATGCTGATCGTGGGGCGGCACTCCGACCGCACTCTCGAACGTCGCTGGCACACGGCTCTCAGCTGGACCGTCGCCGCCCTCGCGATGGTGGCGCTCTCGGTGTCCAGCGGCAGCGTCCTCGTCGTCGTGGCGCTGCTGGCGATCCTCGCCGCGGCACACTACTCCGGCCTCACCGTCTTCTACTCGATTCCCTCCATCTACCTGGGAGAACGCGCGGCAGCCACCGGAATCGCCTTCGTCACCTCGATGGGCTCGTTCGCCGCTGCCGCCTCCCCGTCCCTGCTCGGCTTCATCCAGGCCGGCACCGGCAGCCTTGCCCTCGGCCTGCAGATCAGCGCCGGTATCGTGCTGCTCGCCGTCGTCCTGCTGCTGCTCGGGGTCAAGGCGAGCGATCTGCGGGAACGACGGTCCCCTTGA
- a CDS encoding LacI family DNA-binding transcriptional regulator, whose translation MAAVTLKDVAERAGVSIKTVSNVVRDAPRVSEATRKRVLKAVHELGYRPNPSARRLRTGHSGLIGLAVPDLATPYFAELAQHVRAEAAQLGLTVLIEETLGDATEELRLATGVGASLLDGVVLSPLRVSPDELAAVANEFPLVLLGERSYEHDQVGADHVLIDNVAAARDVTAHLAGLGRTRIAAIGVDQQASATSRQRLEGFQLALHEAGVTYDPRLAPAIKEFDRRNGLLAMRALAALPAGVRPDAVFCFSDLLAVGAQRALFEAGLSIPDDVAVASIDGSDEALYSTPSLTSVAPDKTAIASLAVKCLAARIRSDVPLPFEVHTAPHWLHARESTNGGRQQLFP comes from the coding sequence GTGGCCGCGGTGACACTCAAGGACGTGGCGGAGCGGGCAGGGGTCTCGATCAAAACCGTGTCCAACGTTGTACGCGATGCTCCCCGCGTATCCGAGGCCACGCGGAAGCGCGTACTGAAGGCGGTGCACGAGCTCGGCTACCGGCCGAACCCGTCGGCCCGCCGGCTGCGCACCGGGCACAGCGGCCTGATCGGTCTCGCCGTCCCGGATCTGGCCACGCCGTACTTCGCCGAACTCGCCCAGCACGTTCGGGCCGAGGCCGCGCAGCTGGGCCTGACCGTCCTGATCGAGGAGACGCTGGGCGACGCGACGGAGGAACTGCGCCTGGCCACCGGCGTCGGCGCGTCACTGCTGGACGGCGTGGTCCTGTCGCCCCTGCGTGTCTCGCCCGACGAACTCGCCGCCGTGGCCAACGAGTTCCCGCTGGTTCTGCTCGGCGAGCGCAGCTACGAGCACGACCAGGTGGGGGCCGACCACGTCCTGATCGACAACGTCGCGGCGGCGCGCGACGTCACCGCGCACCTGGCCGGCCTCGGCCGGACCCGGATCGCCGCCATCGGCGTGGACCAGCAGGCGTCGGCGACCAGTCGGCAGCGCCTGGAGGGCTTCCAGCTCGCCCTGCACGAGGCCGGGGTGACCTACGACCCCCGGCTCGCGCCCGCCATCAAGGAGTTCGACCGGCGCAACGGGCTGCTGGCGATGCGCGCCCTGGCCGCCCTGCCGGCCGGCGTACGCCCCGACGCGGTCTTCTGCTTCAGTGATCTGCTGGCCGTCGGCGCCCAACGCGCCCTGTTCGAAGCGGGGTTGAGCATCCCCGACGACGTCGCCGTGGCGAGCATCGACGGCTCCGACGAGGCGCTCTACAGCACGCCGTCCCTCACATCCGTGGCCCCCGACAAGACCGCCATCGCCTCACTGGCCGTGAAGTGCCTGGCAGCCCGCATCCGCTCGGACGTGCCCCTGCCGTTCGAGGTGCATACGGCTCCGCACTGGCTGCACGCCCGGGAATCCACGAACGGCGGGCGCCAACAGCTTTTCCCCTGA
- a CDS encoding LacI family DNA-binding transcriptional regulator, whose protein sequence is MAALAGVSASTVSSVVRGRGNVREETRQRVRDAIDELGYRPNLAARRLRSGRSHVMGLALPSVTVPYFREFADSVLREAQHHGMSVRITQTHGDVRRERGVCDDPYLRHVDGILLVPVALGKEDMRALAVTKPLVVATASVTAGRVDSSDTDLFEAARTVVAHLVAGGRRRIAALAPGEALPAESDERYLGYVAGLRDAGLPVSRRRVVSTETVTFAAGAEAVRTLVERAPETDAVFALGDALALGALRGLRDAGRSVPGDIAVVGFGNVAQAGYCAPTLSTVEWCACVMWPPPSVCPSRPCPTSSMPPGR, encoded by the coding sequence GTGGCCGCTCTCGCCGGTGTCTCGGCGAGCACGGTGTCGAGCGTGGTGCGCGGCCGCGGGAACGTCCGGGAGGAGACCCGGCAGCGGGTGCGGGACGCGATCGACGAGCTCGGGTACCGGCCCAACCTGGCCGCGCGGCGGCTGCGTTCGGGACGCTCCCATGTGATGGGGCTCGCCCTGCCGAGTGTCACGGTCCCCTACTTCCGCGAATTCGCCGACTCCGTGCTGCGCGAGGCCCAGCACCACGGGATGTCCGTGCGCATCACGCAGACGCATGGCGATGTGCGGCGCGAGCGCGGTGTCTGCGACGACCCTTACCTGCGGCACGTGGACGGAATCCTGCTCGTCCCTGTCGCGCTCGGCAAGGAGGACATGCGCGCGTTGGCGGTGACGAAGCCGCTGGTCGTGGCCACGGCGTCGGTCACCGCGGGCCGCGTCGACTCCTCCGACACGGACCTGTTCGAGGCGGCGCGCACGGTCGTGGCCCATCTGGTCGCGGGCGGGCGGCGGCGCATCGCCGCCCTGGCCCCCGGTGAGGCGCTGCCGGCGGAGAGCGACGAGCGCTATCTCGGGTACGTCGCGGGTCTGCGCGACGCCGGGCTGCCGGTGAGCCGCCGGCGGGTGGTGAGCACGGAGACCGTCACCTTCGCGGCGGGCGCCGAGGCGGTGCGGACGCTTGTCGAGCGGGCGCCGGAGACGGACGCCGTGTTCGCGCTCGGCGACGCGCTCGCCCTGGGCGCGCTCCGCGGCCTGCGGGACGCGGGGCGCAGCGTGCCGGGGGACATCGCCGTGGTCGGGTTCGGCAACGTCGCGCAGGCCGGATACTGCGCCCCCACCCTCAGCACCGTCGAGTGGTGCGCATGCGTGATGTGGCCGCCGCCGTCGGTGTGTCCGTCAAGACCGTGTCCAACGTCGTCAATGCCACCGGGCAGGTGA